The following are from one region of the Salmo salar chromosome ssa27, Ssal_v3.1, whole genome shotgun sequence genome:
- the LOC123730898 gene encoding biotinidase-like, with protein CDGLLCCHLQYQRSTQGGNTELYALGVFAGNHTFAGRFTLQVCALVRCSGSEVSSCVKEVEEAESRVDFRLEGKFGTRYVYPSLLGSGMVVDKPYRIEKTTDGRVTMEHSGMSVGLVTACLYGRVYDQD; from the exons TGTGACGGTCTGCTCTGCTGCCACCTGCAATACCAACGGTCCACACAGGGTGGCAATACGGAGCTCTATGCTCTTGGGGTGTTCGCTGGCAATCACACGTTTGCCGGACGCTTCACCTTGCAG gtgtgtgcgtTGGTCCGGTGCTCGGGGTCAGAGGTCAGCTCCTGTGTAAAGGAAGTGGAGGAGGCAGAGTCTAGAGTGGACTTCCGGTTGGAGGGGAAGTTCGGAACGCGTTACGTTTACCCGTCGTTGCTAGGTAGCGGCATGGTTGTAGATAAACCCTACCGGATCGAGAAGACCACCGATGGTCGAGTGACCATGGAACACTCAGGGATGTCTGTCGGACTGGTGACTGCATGTCTCTACGGCAGGGTGTACGACCAGGACTAG